Proteins from a single region of Gordonia hongkongensis:
- a CDS encoding SRPBCC domain-containing protein, with the protein MTATQTRYPEAAIEADKEVPLIRITRDFRGTPAQLIKGHTDPELFVRWVGPDAISSRVIEWDVRDGGSWSYVSTHEGQEFGFRGCFHTVGEDKIVQTFTFLGMPDAVSLETLWFEDLGDGTTRLHAQSLCDSFEARDGWLASGMEVGVNEGYAALDRMLTEGEI; encoded by the coding sequence ATGACCGCAACGCAGACCCGCTATCCCGAGGCCGCCATCGAGGCCGACAAAGAGGTCCCCCTCATCCGGATCACCCGCGACTTCCGCGGAACTCCCGCCCAGCTGATTAAGGGCCACACCGACCCCGAACTCTTCGTCCGGTGGGTCGGGCCGGACGCGATCAGCAGCCGGGTCATCGAGTGGGACGTCCGCGACGGCGGCAGCTGGAGCTATGTCTCCACCCACGAGGGGCAGGAGTTCGGATTCCGCGGGTGCTTCCACACCGTGGGCGAAGACAAGATCGTGCAGACGTTCACCTTCCTCGGCATGCCCGATGCGGTGTCGCTGGAGACCCTGTGGTTCGAGGATCTGGGCGACGGCACGACGCGGCTCCACGCCCAATCCCTGTGCGACAGCTTCGAAGCGCGCGACGGTTGGCTCGCCTCGGGCATGGAGGTCGGCGTGAACGAGGGATACGCCGCACTCGACCGCATGCTCACCGAGGGCGAGATCTGA
- a CDS encoding ArsR/SmtB family transcription factor — protein sequence MADELSKVFAALADPTRRDMVARLAVSDATVSQLAEPYDVSIQAVSKHLKVLQDAGLVTRTREAQTRPVHLEAEVFDLMTKWIERYRKRAEERYQRLDALLAEMNDGPEAQHPTVSDPEVEQPLHKEGKVS from the coding sequence CGGACCCGACGCGGCGCGACATGGTTGCGCGGCTGGCGGTCTCGGATGCGACGGTCAGCCAACTCGCCGAACCGTACGACGTCAGCATCCAGGCCGTCTCGAAGCACCTGAAGGTGCTGCAGGACGCCGGCCTGGTGACCCGAACCCGGGAGGCCCAAACCCGTCCGGTCCATCTGGAAGCAGAGGTGTTCGACCTCATGACCAAATGGATCGAGCGGTACCGGAAGCGGGCGGAGGAGCGCTACCAGCGCCTCGACGCGTTGCTCGCCGAGATGAACGACGGCCCCGAGGCCCAGCATCCGACGGTGTCGGACCCCGAGGTCGAACAACCACTCCACAAGGAAGGAAAGGTGTCATGA